TTAATGAAGCAATGGCTCAAGTAGAAGCAAAATCAGAAGAAGATATGCAGAAAATTACTGGTGGAATTTCCATCCCAGGTTTGATGTAATATGGCGCACGAAGCTATCCCATTAAAAAAATTGGCGGAACAGTTTGCTTCCCTGCCTGGAATTGGAATGAAAACCGCGTGGCGTTTGGCGTTTTATGTGTTGACGATGAGCAAAGAGGATGCAACAGAATTTGCAAATTCTATTTTAGAAGCACATGAGAAGATTAAAAAATGCGAAATCTGCCAAAACTTCACGGAGAAACCTGTATGTGATATCTGTTCGGATGTAACACGGGATCATACCACAATTTGTGTTGTGGAAACACCAAAGGATGTGATTGCGTTTGAACGCGCTCGGGGTTTCCATGGAGTATACCATGTATTGCATGGTTTAATCTCTCCCATGGATGGGATTGGACCAGAACAGCTTTGTATTAAGCAGCTGTTGCAAAGAATCCAGGATACAGAGGTTCATGAAGTGATTATGGCAACCAATCCGACCATTGAGGGGGAAGCGACTGCCATGTACCTTTCCAAATTGTTAAAACCTTTGGATGTAACAGTAACACGGCTGGCATATGGAATTCCCGTTGGTGGGGAATTGGAGTATGCGGATGATATGACTTTGTCCAAAGCATTGGAAAACCGCAACGAAATATAACAAGTGAGGTGAGATTTATGCCACAAGGCGGAAAAATAATTGCGCAGAACAGAAAAGCTCGCCACGATTATTTTGTGGAGGAAAGCCTGGAAGCGGGAATTGAATTGGTGGGAACCGAGGTAAAGTCTTTACGTCAGGGTGGCGTGAATCTCAAAGATAGCTTTTGCTATATTGAGGACGGCGAAATTTTTGTCCACAATATGCACATTAGCCCTTATGAAAAAGGGAATATCTTTAACCGCGACCCTTTGCGTGTACGTAAATTATTAATGCACAAAAAAGAGATTATGAAACTGTTTGATCAAGTCAAACAGCAAGGATATTCTTTGATCCCTTTGTCGTTATATTTTAAAAATTCCAGGGTAAAAGTGGAAGTAGGCTTATGTAGAGGGAAAAAATTATATGATAAACGTGCTGACATTGCCAGACGTGATGCGAAACGTGAAATGGATCGCGCCATGAAAGAACGCTCCCGTTATTAATATGGGGATGCAACGGTTTCGACAGGGAATGTGAAGTATGGTAAGCGAGTAGAGGAGATGCCAGCTCTATAAAAGGCATACCTAAATTTTAAACGCTAAAAATAA
This is a stretch of genomic DNA from Clostridium facile. It encodes these proteins:
- the recR gene encoding recombination mediator RecR encodes the protein MAHEAIPLKKLAEQFASLPGIGMKTAWRLAFYVLTMSKEDATEFANSILEAHEKIKKCEICQNFTEKPVCDICSDVTRDHTTICVVETPKDVIAFERARGFHGVYHVLHGLISPMDGIGPEQLCIKQLLQRIQDTEVHEVIMATNPTIEGEATAMYLSKLLKPLDVTVTRLAYGIPVGGELEYADDMTLSKALENRNEI
- the smpB gene encoding SsrA-binding protein SmpB translates to MPQGGKIIAQNRKARHDYFVEESLEAGIELVGTEVKSLRQGGVNLKDSFCYIEDGEIFVHNMHISPYEKGNIFNRDPLRVRKLLMHKKEIMKLFDQVKQQGYSLIPLSLYFKNSRVKVEVGLCRGKKLYDKRADIARRDAKREMDRAMKERSRY